A genome region from Marinifilum sp. JC120 includes the following:
- a CDS encoding diguanylate cyclase, whose protein sequence is MGINTGNFKNLGSSYEKGSNAALLSAIARSAEELTSGKGWPDGVNSLLAAIGLATGVSRVWIFQTIELTETHITQNYTFEWAATPHYKQLGMPMFSMFTNKIDRPEYRETVQSRLRGEWQKMIVDQLETGWLQDKLKIQKIKSMLTIPVMVEDKWWGTLGFDDCERAYDWSDVEIALLKTAGYLISNAVLRDRLSAKRRQFSILKRLTDSSVWEFDFKTGQIWCSPELLHSVPVPTDNIRFSLHQALHLIHPEDRRPLLSSVRKYLKGNRERVFRFDMRLFTDCGDLRWVELIGNTRSSTDGNPEQLAGILIDIRKRKREEERLREEAVTDPLTGAINRRLFEHRLQEFIDDSITEGTIFTLLFFDIDHFKKLNDRYGHQAGDQGLRHIVEICESHLRRNDLLARIGGDEFALLLPETDQETAIAIGERLIRAIESTPFKYEASTHYMTISIGLASSEEKLTTPAQLIEIADAALYEAKQSGRNRLSTMSGCIVR, encoded by the coding sequence ATGGGTATAAATACGGGGAATTTTAAAAATCTAGGTAGCTCTTATGAAAAGGGATCTAATGCAGCCCTTCTCTCGGCAATTGCCCGGAGCGCAGAAGAGCTAACATCCGGCAAAGGCTGGCCGGACGGGGTAAACAGCCTGCTTGCCGCTATTGGGCTGGCGACAGGAGTAAGCCGGGTCTGGATATTTCAAACCATTGAATTGACCGAGACCCACATCACTCAAAACTACACATTTGAATGGGCTGCCACGCCGCACTACAAACAACTGGGCATGCCCATGTTTAGTATGTTCACCAACAAGATTGATCGCCCGGAATACCGGGAGACAGTCCAAAGCAGGCTACGCGGTGAATGGCAGAAGATGATTGTCGATCAACTGGAAACGGGCTGGTTACAGGATAAGCTTAAAATTCAGAAGATCAAATCCATGCTGACCATACCAGTCATGGTTGAAGACAAGTGGTGGGGAACACTCGGCTTTGATGACTGCGAACGGGCCTATGATTGGTCGGATGTAGAAATAGCCCTTCTCAAAACCGCCGGATACCTTATTTCAAATGCAGTGCTGCGTGATCGGCTCAGTGCCAAACGCAGGCAGTTCAGTATTCTCAAGCGGCTTACAGACAGCAGTGTCTGGGAATTCGATTTCAAAACAGGCCAGATCTGGTGTTCACCGGAATTACTTCATTCTGTCCCCGTACCCACTGACAATATTCGCTTTTCGCTGCATCAGGCCCTGCACTTAATTCACCCGGAAGACCGCCGCCCGCTGCTATCCTCGGTCAGAAAATATCTCAAGGGTAACCGTGAAAGAGTATTCCGTTTTGATATGCGGTTGTTCACAGATTGCGGAGACCTGCGCTGGGTGGAATTAATAGGCAATACACGCAGCAGTACAGACGGTAACCCGGAACAGCTGGCCGGAATCCTGATTGATATACGTAAACGGAAACGCGAAGAGGAACGGTTACGCGAGGAAGCAGTTACCGACCCGCTCACCGGGGCTATCAACCGCCGCCTGTTTGAACATAGGTTACAAGAATTCATTGACGACTCCATCACCGAAGGGACGATTTTTACCCTGCTCTTTTTTGACATCGACCATTTCAAAAAACTCAATGACAGGTACGGACATCAGGCAGGAGACCAAGGTTTACGGCATATCGTTGAAATCTGCGAATCCCATCTGCGCAGAAATGACCTGCTAGCCCGTATTGGGGGGGATGAATTTGCTCTGCTGTTGCCGGAAACGGATCAGGAAACAGCAATAGCTATAGGAGAAAGGCTGATCCGGGCAATAGAATCAACCCCTTTTAAATATGAAGCAAGCACCCATTACATGACTATAAGCATCGGTCTGGCCAGCAGTGAAGAGAAACTGACCACCCCGGCACAACTGATTGAAATCGCCGACGCCGCTCTTTATGAAGCCAAGCAAAGCGGACGCAATAGACTGTCGACCATGTCCGGCTGTATTGTGCGCTAA